The following coding sequences lie in one Silvanigrella aquatica genomic window:
- a CDS encoding TolC family protein, whose translation MTFHAFRRITYPLTGMVTFLFIYQTFAQENENQDQDHPPLLIQNARSVNSNQLLTLESAMNMTEHYSFVAKMSQQDLLISEAQENAALRSMLPNVSGSANYMFNSSSVNQLVGTSLGAQYGFPETNSSAGSLTLTQPLVGLYSLYNGLMQSSALTRAALQNRTQSRVDARFYGAQAFINAQKAEQLLKTAKSSIEVSEKQLKDGNAQFNAGKLTNADLLKFKLDYENSKTNLIQAETTYKVTLITLAEAIGIKNINLITLDDSDKSVWEAKSQKLPNLEKIFSPGMAKRHDLIAAKENVEASKYATQQTYSTYLPTLNFVATYSRNFLAKDITYNNVTYSASSYSDTLSYGLQLTWNLVDWGVRQAQISSTIASEQKAKYNLENLSMNARIDITNSYLQLQNAIQVLDSSKVSVQYAQDAYLQMKARFDNGQVTATDLIAAANDQTTARANLANAKGALDLAWMSFQKSIGGQLSTLN comes from the coding sequence ATGACATTTCATGCTTTTCGAAGGATTACCTACCCCCTCACTGGGATGGTTACATTTTTGTTTATTTATCAAACTTTTGCTCAAGAAAATGAAAATCAAGATCAAGATCATCCTCCTTTATTAATTCAAAATGCGCGTAGCGTAAATTCGAATCAGTTGCTGACATTAGAGTCGGCAATGAATATGACTGAACATTATTCATTTGTGGCAAAAATGTCACAACAGGATTTGCTTATCAGCGAAGCTCAAGAAAATGCAGCTTTAAGAAGTATGCTTCCTAATGTTTCTGGAAGTGCAAATTATATGTTTAATAGCAGTTCTGTTAACCAACTTGTCGGAACCTCACTGGGAGCGCAGTATGGATTTCCTGAAACAAACTCTTCAGCGGGCTCGCTTACGTTAACTCAACCCCTTGTCGGACTTTATTCCTTGTACAATGGTTTAATGCAATCTTCAGCGTTAACGCGTGCTGCCTTGCAGAATCGCACGCAAAGCCGTGTTGATGCCCGATTTTATGGAGCCCAAGCGTTTATTAATGCGCAAAAAGCAGAGCAGTTGTTAAAAACGGCGAAATCATCTATTGAAGTTTCTGAAAAACAATTAAAAGATGGAAATGCGCAATTTAATGCAGGTAAATTAACAAACGCCGATTTGCTTAAATTTAAGCTTGATTATGAGAATTCAAAAACAAATCTCATTCAAGCAGAGACGACTTATAAAGTTACTTTAATTACTTTAGCTGAAGCTATTGGCATTAAAAATATTAACTTAATAACTTTAGATGACAGTGATAAATCTGTTTGGGAAGCCAAATCGCAAAAACTTCCAAATTTAGAGAAAATATTTAGTCCTGGAATGGCAAAACGCCACGATCTCATTGCAGCAAAAGAAAATGTTGAAGCCTCAAAATATGCAACTCAGCAAACTTATAGCACCTATTTGCCCACATTAAATTTCGTCGCAACCTATTCAAGAAATTTTTTAGCAAAAGATATTACATATAATAACGTAACGTATAGCGCTAGCAGTTATTCAGATACACTCTCATATGGGCTTCAACTTACTTGGAATTTAGTTGATTGGGGAGTGAGACAAGCACAAATTAGCAGCACAATCGCATCGGAACAAAAAGCAAAATATAATTTAGAAAATTTAAGCATGAATGCGCGTATCGATATCACAAACAGTTATTTGCAATTGCAAAATGCCATTCAAGTTTTAGATTCTTCTAAGGTGTCGGTGCAATATGCTCAGGATGCTTACTTACAAATGAAAGCGCGTTTCGATAATGGGCAGGTTACTGCTACCGATCTTATTGCGGCTGCCAATGATCAAACAACCGCGAGAGCAAATTTGGCAAATGCAAAAGGAGCTCTCGATTTGGCATGGATGTCATTTCAAAAAAGCATTGGCGGACAGCTTTCAACGCTAAATTAA
- a CDS encoding saccharopine dehydrogenase family protein: MSLKKNIAVFGAGKIGKLVVNMLSQTDDYHVTVIDSAKESAKDAASHSTTGQLLKNVKYDHADFMSQKDIERVLSEKDYVLSCAPFYCNKGIAEVARNLKVNYLDLTEDVKTTAAIKELSKNASNAFIPQCGLAPGFITIVAHHLAQQFDNVHSIKMRVGALPMYPHNRLKYNLTWSTEGLINEYCNPCEVIHDGKLTLVPALEGEEKLCIDGEEYEAFNTSGGLGTLAESWAHKVRYMDYKSIRYPGHREILCTLLHDLKFIDDRDGLKSVFERSLPQTSQDVVIIFVTVDGQKNDKYYQQSFVKKIYNANIGGEHWGAIQITTAAGICGVLDLHASAHLPTAGLIRQEDISYEKFIGNRFGKYYS, translated from the coding sequence ATGTCGTTAAAAAAAAATATTGCTGTATTTGGTGCGGGTAAAATAGGAAAGCTTGTTGTGAATATGCTTTCGCAAACCGATGATTATCATGTTACTGTCATTGATTCTGCAAAAGAATCTGCCAAAGATGCGGCCAGCCATTCGACAACAGGACAATTGCTTAAAAATGTAAAATACGATCATGCTGATTTTATGTCACAAAAAGACATCGAACGCGTTTTATCAGAAAAAGATTATGTTTTGAGTTGCGCTCCCTTTTATTGTAACAAAGGAATTGCTGAAGTCGCACGAAATTTAAAAGTAAATTATCTGGATTTAACCGAAGATGTAAAAACAACTGCTGCCATTAAGGAACTTTCTAAAAATGCAAGTAATGCTTTTATACCACAATGCGGTTTGGCTCCTGGATTTATCACGATAGTTGCGCATCATTTAGCGCAACAATTTGATAATGTTCATTCTATAAAAATGCGTGTAGGCGCCTTACCAATGTATCCTCACAATCGATTAAAATATAACTTAACATGGAGTACCGAAGGTCTCATTAACGAATACTGTAACCCTTGTGAAGTGATTCATGATGGTAAATTAACTCTCGTCCCCGCATTAGAAGGTGAAGAAAAGCTTTGTATTGATGGGGAAGAATATGAAGCGTTTAATACTTCGGGAGGTTTAGGTACTTTAGCAGAATCATGGGCTCATAAAGTCAGATATATGGATTATAAATCCATTCGCTATCCCGGACACCGTGAAATTTTGTGCACACTCCTGCATGATCTTAAATTTATTGATGATAGAGATGGATTAAAAAGTGTTTTTGAAAGATCATTGCCACAGACATCGCAAGATGTTGTCATTATATTTGTGACTGTAGATGGACAGAAAAACGATAAATACTATCAACAAAGTTTCGTGAAAAAAATTTACAATGCAAATATTGGTGGAGAACATTGGGGGGCTATTCAAATTACGACGGCAGCAGGAATTTGCGGTGTTTTAGATCTTCATGCCAGTGCCCATTTGCCTACTGCCGGACTCATTCGGCAGGAAGATATTTCTTATGAAAAGTTTATAGGCAATCGCTTCGGAAAATACTATTCTTAA
- a CDS encoding hybrid sensor histidine kinase/response regulator — translation MKLRPISEEILNRSARNGIFFASFSLSLILIILFLYIYDIFFGRTEKLVKGYIPEITSALIMGDYLFAKKLLSSIEKSNYFSTLYISEGVSNKIVTLNGEKLSIINKLDSSSKYSFYILRFDVLFFTSTPLGSKSSLEKMYLVSVQKVNCFIIILFICVLFSIWCFMFLYMKNQSKKNYEKMFIPIKMLSENIKEISSCKEKYTKFVTYSELDLIYKNFNNVYIELAKAQEQLKQMEMMRVISTTIQMLAHDLRHPFAHIKNALHVMLRLSSYDEIRQYIKDTGRAIEKDILKVENMLSDLLHFRTEGRPNSINTSFYKLVYSVIKSCFEVQSKTEIQLKYNFNHKFLIHIDFQKMERVLSNIFSNAIEAMGGKGKIEITTREFKDNGILKFEICIANTNSHIDDNCKDKIFDLFFTKGKKRGTGLGLGIAKEIVQQHGGRIFYNSSISQGVKFYIHLPQPNTTAEDHIEDLYFPSEANYFETHFDSHYNSSQIEYEKKSNNIESKILNYLAHDHSSKKYKILILEDDEVYVKNFSSLISSEDLNNYFSIYSYSDYNLAMEAVYKIDPEYIICDIDLGLDHLNGFDFVKKLREDGNNAKICIHTNRFLKCDLERAIEVKSDFFIAKPMSRFQFLRFICSHLIPHDFEESIQDQIIERQRNLRTIVVIDDEDAYHQFWKVTVTDAHVMTFLHPDAALEFFYNNLELVQNIECIIVDFYFDNSGQNICETNFLEKLKDFNFTKPVFVSTNAILNKETARYFSGVIKKEPYSMKKLKETFSNQFDLQN, via the coding sequence TTGAAGCTAAGACCAATTTCAGAAGAAATTTTAAATCGTTCCGCACGAAATGGAATTTTCTTTGCCTCATTTTCATTGAGTCTCATATTAATTATATTATTTCTTTACATTTATGACATCTTTTTTGGAAGAACTGAAAAATTAGTAAAGGGATATATTCCTGAAATAACATCAGCATTAATCATGGGTGATTATCTCTTTGCTAAAAAATTATTGTCATCTATTGAAAAAAGTAACTATTTTTCCACATTATACATTAGCGAAGGCGTTAGTAACAAGATAGTAACATTAAATGGAGAGAAATTATCAATAATAAATAAGTTAGATTCATCAAGTAAATATTCTTTTTATATTTTAAGATTTGATGTGCTTTTTTTTACTTCAACTCCACTAGGTAGTAAAAGTTCTCTAGAAAAAATGTACTTAGTTAGTGTTCAGAAAGTTAACTGTTTTATTATTATACTCTTTATATGTGTACTATTTTCAATATGGTGCTTCATGTTTTTATATATGAAAAATCAGAGTAAAAAAAATTATGAAAAAATGTTTATTCCAATTAAAATGTTATCTGAAAATATAAAAGAAATATCATCATGTAAGGAAAAATATACTAAGTTTGTTACGTATTCCGAGCTTGATCTTATTTATAAAAATTTTAACAATGTCTATATTGAACTTGCTAAAGCACAAGAACAATTGAAACAAATGGAAATGATGCGAGTGATATCGACAACAATTCAAATGCTGGCGCATGATTTAAGACATCCTTTCGCTCATATTAAAAATGCTCTTCATGTTATGTTGAGATTATCTAGTTATGATGAAATAAGACAATATATTAAGGATACAGGTCGTGCCATAGAAAAAGATATTTTAAAAGTAGAAAATATGCTTTCTGATTTATTGCACTTCAGAACAGAAGGACGGCCTAATTCTATTAATACAAGTTTTTATAAACTCGTTTATTCTGTTATAAAAAGCTGTTTTGAAGTGCAAAGTAAAACTGAAATTCAATTGAAATATAATTTCAATCATAAATTTTTAATTCACATTGATTTTCAAAAAATGGAGCGTGTTTTATCTAATATTTTCTCCAATGCAATTGAAGCAATGGGAGGAAAAGGAAAAATAGAAATTACAACTAGAGAATTTAAAGACAATGGAATTCTTAAATTTGAAATATGTATTGCAAATACAAATTCACATATTGATGACAATTGTAAAGATAAAATATTTGATCTTTTCTTTACAAAGGGTAAAAAACGTGGCACGGGACTTGGATTAGGAATTGCTAAAGAAATTGTTCAACAGCACGGAGGAAGAATATTTTATAATTCTTCAATATCTCAGGGTGTAAAATTTTATATTCACTTGCCTCAGCCTAATACAACAGCAGAAGATCATATTGAAGATTTATATTTTCCAAGTGAAGCAAATTATTTTGAGACTCATTTTGATTCTCATTATAATTCTTCTCAAATTGAATATGAAAAAAAATCAAATAATATTGAAAGTAAAATTTTAAATTATTTAGCTCATGATCATTCTAGCAAAAAATATAAAATTTTGATTCTTGAGGATGATGAAGTTTATGTTAAGAATTTTTCATCACTTATTTCTTCTGAAGATTTAAATAATTATTTTTCAATTTATTCTTATAGTGATTACAACTTAGCTATGGAAGCTGTTTATAAAATCGATCCAGAATATATTATTTGTGATATTGATTTAGGTCTCGATCATTTAAATGGGTTTGATTTTGTTAAAAAATTGAGAGAGGATGGAAACAACGCAAAAATTTGTATTCATACCAATAGATTTTTAAAATGCGATTTAGAGAGAGCCATAGAAGTTAAATCTGATTTCTTTATTGCAAAACCTATGTCGCGATTTCAATTTTTGCGATTTATTTGCTCGCATTTAATTCCACATGATTTTGAGGAATCGATTCAAGATCAAATTATTGAGAGACAAAGAAATCTCAGAACAATAGTTGTCATTGACGATGAAGATGCTTATCATCAATTTTGGAAAGTGACGGTGACCGATGCGCACGTGATGACATTTTTGCATCCTGATGCTGCATTAGAGTTTTTTTATAATAATTTGGAACTCGTTCAAAATATAGAGTGCATTATTGTTGATTTTTATTTTGACAACAGCGGTCAAAATATCTGTGAGACAAATTTTCTTGAAAAACTGAAAGACTTCAATTTTACAAAACCTGTCTTTGTTTCAACCAATGCCATATTAAATAAAGAAACAGCGCGTTATTTTTCAGGGGTCATAAAAAAAGAGCCTTATTCTATGAAAAAGCTAAAAGAAACATTCTCTAATCAATTTGATTTACAAAATTAA
- a CDS encoding arginine deiminase family protein: MKEEQNVNTGSHFHFWDSLIESEKTEIIRQSNSQIGVHSEIGKLRKVFLHSPGHEVELMTPRNASELLYNDIIYFKNIVAGHSQLKSVLSLVSTVLEVSDCLEDVLENEEARNKLLDKILEFQGCPELKSELFALPASELTRALVTGVPLKRNTLESLLSPKTYSIVPLPNMYFMRDTSMVVGNRVIASRMASSVRFAESLIMRTIYEYHPELKGYGLLLDASKEIKDPHFTIEGGDILVINEDLLLVGISERTTPKALDTLVDALLKARNEEKKTEPFNVLCVILPRERSTIHLDMIFTVANKEQAVVYSPYVLGRERARVVRIRVKPDGDKKFKEVEDLILGLRSVGVRMDPIPCGGDDPLHQQREQWNSGANLFSFAPGKVISYIHEHTLRACESAGFKIMSAKDAVKHPTLLQSNYPLIVTVEGSELSRGGGGPRCMTCPVLRDPV, encoded by the coding sequence GTGAAAGAGGAACAAAATGTTAATACGGGAAGTCATTTTCACTTTTGGGATTCTTTAATTGAAAGTGAAAAAACAGAAATAATTAGACAATCAAATAGTCAAATTGGAGTGCATTCTGAAATTGGAAAATTAAGAAAAGTCTTTTTGCACTCGCCTGGACATGAAGTGGAACTCATGACACCACGCAATGCTTCCGAACTTCTTTATAATGATATCATTTATTTTAAAAATATTGTTGCGGGGCATTCGCAATTAAAATCAGTACTTTCTCTTGTAAGTACTGTTTTAGAGGTCAGTGATTGTCTAGAAGACGTTTTAGAAAATGAAGAAGCAAGAAATAAACTTTTAGATAAAATCCTTGAGTTCCAAGGATGTCCTGAATTAAAATCCGAGCTGTTTGCCCTTCCTGCAAGCGAATTGACGCGCGCCTTAGTTACGGGCGTTCCTTTAAAAAGAAACACTTTAGAATCTTTACTTTCTCCAAAAACCTACTCCATTGTTCCGTTACCTAATATGTATTTTATGCGAGATACCAGTATGGTTGTGGGAAACAGAGTTATTGCATCGCGTATGGCCAGTTCCGTCAGATTTGCGGAATCGCTAATTATGCGAACAATTTATGAATATCATCCCGAATTAAAAGGCTATGGTCTTCTACTCGATGCGAGCAAGGAAATTAAGGATCCCCATTTTACAATAGAAGGTGGTGATATTCTTGTTATCAATGAGGATCTTTTGTTAGTTGGAATAAGTGAAAGAACGACACCTAAAGCTCTCGATACTTTGGTAGATGCGCTTTTAAAAGCCCGTAATGAAGAAAAAAAGACAGAACCTTTCAATGTGTTATGCGTTATTTTACCACGTGAAAGAAGCACCATTCATCTCGATATGATTTTTACCGTTGCTAATAAAGAACAAGCCGTTGTTTACTCTCCCTATGTTCTAGGACGCGAAAGAGCGCGGGTGGTTCGTATTCGCGTGAAACCCGATGGCGATAAAAAATTTAAAGAAGTGGAAGACCTTATCCTGGGTTTAAGGAGTGTGGGTGTGCGTATGGATCCCATTCCTTGTGGGGGGGACGATCCTTTGCACCAACAACGTGAACAGTGGAATAGTGGCGCTAACCTTTTTTCATTCGCTCCAGGTAAGGTTATTAGCTATATCCATGAGCATACCTTGAGAGCCTGTGAATCTGCTGGTTTTAAAATCATGTCGGCGAAAGACGCTGTAAAGCACCCTACTCTATTACAAAGCAATTATCCCCTTATTGTCACTGTTGAAGGAAGCGAGCTGTCAAGAGGGGGGGGAGGACCTCGTTGTATGACCTGCCCTGTATTGAGAGATCCTGTTTGA
- a CDS encoding ABC transporter substrate-binding protein, with protein sequence MKKILLSSSFAFFCLFSFNLMANQSNSIIYYCESHSLNAWDEDTILACRGSFYPAVLNSLLYLDNNVELRPLSLESFDWDFKNKYYKLKLKENLYFHNNRKVTSKDLEFSILRHLFAKYPNTGNTMQINLKGSEKIRHGQEYKSGLVEGLKILDERTVAIVPAKLNPYFLYSLSHFSFSLVPMEELNSDLLTWKKWPVGSGPYKIIEADYQKKIFYLSLINKLQYPKAAHHIIYELNRIYEPDITLKDSIAANTPKYKQDELLVPLYRRVIEFNYGNSLGANKHFRRAVSLAMSRNEITKSVDIPVKPLYELLTPGNIGRLNLKEDIQLTDSIESFKRVLGKNFMIKIFKIPYTEDSSYLGSKYRDVIKTQLKNAGLNIQFIEVSKNIYNPFGSEFKDSPFYLLSTETDFFDPILNFAKYSKISPSINSHGNDKILETLLDETKEASSRDILNERLKNISRYFYDNRILVPLFEIPTVAYYNPFKISSIGNQFGGVIFYLQHLELN encoded by the coding sequence ATGAAAAAAATACTCTTATCTTCGTCTTTTGCTTTTTTTTGTCTTTTCTCTTTTAATTTAATGGCTAATCAATCTAATAGTATTATTTATTATTGTGAAAGTCATTCGCTCAATGCTTGGGATGAAGATACTATTCTCGCCTGTCGTGGAAGTTTTTATCCCGCTGTTTTAAATTCATTATTGTATCTTGATAATAATGTAGAATTAAGACCTCTTTCTCTAGAATCATTTGATTGGGATTTTAAAAATAAATATTACAAATTGAAATTAAAGGAAAACCTGTATTTCCATAACAATCGTAAAGTCACTTCAAAAGATTTAGAATTTAGTATTTTAAGGCATCTGTTTGCAAAATATCCAAATACAGGAAATACGATGCAAATAAACTTAAAAGGAAGTGAAAAAATCAGGCATGGTCAGGAATACAAATCCGGGTTAGTTGAAGGGTTAAAAATATTAGATGAGAGAACAGTTGCTATTGTTCCTGCAAAATTAAATCCTTATTTTTTATATTCGCTATCACATTTTAGTTTTTCATTAGTGCCTATGGAGGAGCTTAATTCAGATTTGCTTACCTGGAAAAAATGGCCCGTAGGGTCAGGACCATATAAAATAATTGAAGCTGATTACCAAAAAAAAATATTTTATTTGTCATTAATTAATAAATTACAATACCCTAAAGCGGCTCATCATATTATATATGAATTAAATAGAATATATGAGCCCGATATCACTTTAAAGGATTCTATTGCAGCAAATACCCCAAAATACAAACAAGATGAATTGCTTGTCCCGTTATATAGAAGAGTGATTGAATTTAATTATGGCAACTCTTTAGGAGCTAATAAGCATTTTAGAAGAGCTGTTTCCTTAGCAATGAGTAGGAATGAAATTACAAAATCAGTTGATATTCCTGTTAAGCCTCTTTATGAATTATTAACCCCAGGTAATATTGGCCGATTGAATCTTAAAGAAGATATTCAATTAACAGACTCCATAGAATCTTTTAAAAGAGTTTTAGGTAAAAATTTTATGATAAAAATTTTTAAAATTCCATATACTGAAGATTCGTCTTATTTAGGATCAAAATATCGAGACGTTATAAAAACGCAACTCAAAAATGCAGGTCTTAACATTCAATTTATTGAAGTCTCTAAGAATATATACAATCCTTTTGGAAGTGAATTTAAAGATTCCCCATTTTATTTATTATCAACTGAAACCGATTTTTTTGATCCTATTTTAAATTTTGCAAAATATAGTAAAATAAGTCCTTCAATAAATTCTCATGGTAATGACAAAATATTAGAAACTCTATTAGATGAAACGAAAGAAGCATCAAGCAGAGATATTTTAAATGAAAGATTGAAAAATATATCAAGGTATTTTTATGATAATAGAATTTTGGTTCCCTTGTTTGAAATACCTACTGTCGCTTACTATAACCCTTTTAAAATTTCATCTATCGGGAATCAATTTGGAGGAGTGATATTTTATTTGCAACATTTGGAATTAAATTAA
- a CDS encoding HAD-IG family 5'-nucleotidase, producing the protein MFPDNKADIPFCERIFCNRSLNMKSIKAVGFDMDYTLALYKPETFEKLAYDETIKKLIEIGYPKEICSWEFDPKYMIRGLVIDKKNGNILKMDRHRYVKVAYHGFKELNREERRKLYDIENVIVYEEPHYALIDTLFSLAEAFLFIQLVEFKDKTDKMNHKSYFDLYSDVRMCIDLCHRDGSIKDKVYDNPSKYISNNKNLVSILKDLKASGRKIFIVTNSLWDYTNIVMSYLCNTKKDSNQEWISLFDLIITGSQKPSFFMTKNQIYEVDTKTNYLKNTDIVNILNKDKQESIVYQGGHFKLLHNMLGIKTGSEILYIGDHIYGDILRSKKEIGWRTMLVIEELEKEIIATYELKEQYILCDSLNEKRVLLENEFERLDIQSREKGATHTLDKNENLDKKIKKVGYDLLKLREQEKKEIRNYHLGLHPIWGELMKTGRQNSRFAAQVENYACLYTSKLTNLIHYGPHKNFRAVRDFMPHDLDE; encoded by the coding sequence ATGTTTCCTGATAATAAAGCTGACATTCCATTTTGTGAAAGAATATTTTGTAACCGCTCTTTAAATATGAAATCGATTAAAGCCGTAGGCTTTGATATGGATTATACTCTCGCTCTTTATAAACCAGAAACATTTGAAAAACTAGCGTATGATGAGACCATAAAAAAACTCATTGAAATTGGATATCCCAAAGAAATTTGTAGTTGGGAATTTGATCCTAAATATATGATTAGAGGTCTTGTCATTGACAAAAAAAATGGGAATATTTTAAAAATGGATAGGCACCGTTACGTTAAAGTTGCTTATCATGGATTTAAGGAGCTCAATCGAGAAGAGCGCAGAAAATTATATGATATTGAAAATGTCATTGTCTATGAAGAACCACATTATGCACTTATTGATACTTTATTTTCACTTGCAGAAGCTTTTTTATTTATTCAATTAGTTGAATTTAAAGACAAAACCGACAAAATGAATCATAAATCCTATTTTGATTTATATTCCGACGTCAGAATGTGCATTGATTTATGTCATCGCGATGGAAGTATAAAAGACAAAGTATATGATAATCCTAGTAAATACATATCAAACAATAAAAATTTAGTTTCAATATTAAAAGATTTAAAAGCTTCAGGCAGAAAAATATTTATCGTTACAAATAGCTTATGGGATTACACAAATATAGTAATGAGCTATTTATGTAATACCAAAAAAGATTCCAATCAAGAATGGATTTCCTTATTTGATTTAATTATTACAGGCTCACAAAAACCCTCCTTTTTTATGACAAAAAACCAAATTTATGAGGTTGATACAAAAACAAATTATTTAAAAAATACCGACATTGTAAACATCTTAAATAAAGATAAACAAGAATCGATTGTTTATCAGGGGGGACATTTTAAATTACTTCATAATATGCTGGGCATAAAAACAGGATCTGAAATATTATATATCGGTGATCACATTTATGGTGATATATTAAGAAGTAAAAAAGAAATAGGCTGGAGAACCATGCTTGTTATCGAAGAACTAGAAAAAGAAATCATTGCAACATATGAGTTAAAAGAACAATATATTTTATGTGATTCTTTAAATGAAAAACGCGTCCTGCTTGAAAACGAATTTGAAAGATTAGATATTCAATCACGTGAAAAAGGAGCAACTCATACTCTTGATAAAAATGAAAACCTAGATAAAAAAATAAAGAAAGTTGGTTATGATTTACTTAAATTAAGAGAACAAGAAAAAAAAGAAATTCGCAATTATCACTTAGGACTCCACCCCATTTGGGGAGAACTCATGAAAACAGGTAGACAAAATTCACGTTTTGCTGCTCAAGTTGAAAACTACGCTTGTTTATACACAAGTAAATTAACAAATTTAATTCACTATGGCCCACATAAAAACTTTAGAGCGGTACGAGATTTTATGCCTCATGATCTCGATGAGTAA
- a CDS encoding flagellar hook-basal body protein, whose amino-acid sequence MLKNVYAPLSGGVLQERIMEIISNNLANTNTTAFKEDDIAFQAQEANPWPSYATPHPPAPFKTNMQELWPLKGNEMAYVTLSEIKTAHTQGPMIKTGNPLDVAFQGDGFFEVMTPFGERLTRDGGFSISNDGTLITKNGAVVQGENGAISGLNGKDVSILPTGEVYVGKKFVDKLKILAFKDSTLLERLGENLWIHNGPPENFKMPEGEVTEGYLEGSNVNPMRNLTNMIIAHRSYEALQKTVKAHDETMQNANKISDVQ is encoded by the coding sequence ATGCTAAAAAACGTTTATGCCCCTTTATCAGGCGGAGTTTTGCAAGAAAGAATTATGGAAATTATTTCAAATAATTTAGCGAATACAAATACAACTGCTTTTAAGGAAGATGATATTGCCTTTCAAGCTCAGGAGGCAAATCCATGGCCGAGTTATGCAACTCCTCATCCTCCCGCGCCTTTTAAAACAAATATGCAAGAATTGTGGCCATTAAAAGGAAATGAAATGGCTTATGTTACTTTGAGTGAAATTAAAACAGCACATACACAAGGTCCTATGATTAAAACTGGAAATCCATTAGATGTTGCTTTTCAGGGTGACGGATTTTTTGAAGTCATGACACCATTTGGTGAGCGTTTGACAAGAGATGGTGGTTTTAGTATCAGCAATGACGGTACTTTAATCACAAAAAATGGTGCTGTTGTTCAGGGTGAAAATGGCGCTATTAGTGGATTGAATGGAAAGGATGTCAGTATTTTACCTACGGGCGAAGTTTATGTAGGAAAAAAATTTGTAGATAAATTAAAAATTTTAGCATTTAAAGATTCTACATTATTAGAAAGGTTAGGGGAGAACTTGTGGATTCACAATGGCCCTCCAGAAAATTTCAAAATGCCAGAGGGTGAAGTCACTGAAGGATATTTAGAAGGCAGTAATGTTAATCCCATGAGAAATCTAACAAATATGATTATTGCTCATAGAAGTTATGAAGCATTACAAAAAACCGTTAAAGCTCATGATGAAACAATGCAAAATGCAAACAAAATATCGGATGTTCAATAA
- a CDS encoding winged helix-turn-helix transcriptional regulator: MVKMKRKENIEGCSVECTLNVLCGKWKGIIIFHLLKYGILRFSELQKLLKNIVTQRMLTMQLRDLEKEGIVSRHIYPTVPPKVEYFLTDKGKSLAVIIQGLNDWGSDYC; encoded by the coding sequence ATGGTGAAAATGAAAAGAAAAGAAAATATAGAGGGATGTTCTGTAGAGTGTACTTTAAATGTTCTTTGTGGGAAATGGAAGGGGATTATCATATTTCATTTACTTAAATATGGAATACTTAGATTCAGTGAGTTACAAAAATTACTTAAGAATATTGTTACGCAACGGATGCTTACAATGCAACTTCGTGATCTCGAAAAAGAAGGAATCGTATCAAGACATATTTATCCTACAGTTCCACCAAAGGTGGAGTATTTTTTAACCGATAAAGGAAAATCTTTAGCAGTTATCATTCAAGGATTAAATGATTGGGGTAGTGACTATTGTTGA